Part of the uncultured Desulfobacter sp. genome, ACCAATCTTAAAAAACGCCGGGACCCCGGACGCATGGTTTACACCTTTGCTTTAGGCAGCGCCCGCCTGTATGATTTTTTGAATAACAATCCTGTCTGTGCAAGTTTTTCCGTGGATTACACCAACAAGCTGAGCCATATATCCGACAACGACAAGACCGTCTCCATCAACAACGCCATTGAGGTGGATCTTTACGGCCAGGTCTCTTCGGAGTCCTCGGGGTTCAGGCATCTGACGGGCACAGGCGGCCAGTTTGACTTTGCCTACGGTGCCTACCACGCCCAGGGGGGCAAGTCGTTTATCTGCCTGAGTTCCACGGTCAAAGACCGGGCCGGCAAGGTTAAATCCAGGATCCGGCCGGTGTTTGATACAGGCTCCATTGTTACCCTGCCGCGAACCATCACCCACTATGTTGTCACGGAATACGGCATGGTCTCCCTGAAAGGTAAATCCACCTGGGAACGGGCCGAAGCCCTGATCAGCATCGCCCATCCGGACTTCAGGGACCAACTGATCCGGGATGCCGAGAAAATGCATATCTGGACCAGGAAAGACCAACATGAAAGGCCCTGTATCGTGGCCTGACAGTTCGTCTTGAGTTGAAGATTTTTTACGGCCTTAAAACGCCGGCGTTCTATAAAAAAATGTTTTGGACCCCATGGGTGTAGACGCCCATGACCCTTGTAACCTTAAAAAGATTGTATAAAGGACAAAGTCTTATGGCACAATTGATTGCAGATCGAAGGGATGTGGATTTCGTATTACACGAACAACTGGATGTGGGCAAACTGAGCAAGGATGAGCGCTTTGCCGAGTTCAAGAAAAAGACTGTTGATTTAATCGTAAGCGAAGCCAGAAACCTTGCAATTAAAGAGATCCTGCCTCTCCAGACGATCAGTGACGAAGGCTGTACGTTTAATGCCGGTGAAGTCAAAGTACCCGAGGCCTTTCACAGTGTATATGCCGCATATAATGAGGGTGAATGGCTGGGGATGACCGATGATCCAGAATGGGGCGGGCAGGGGATGCCCCATACCGTTGCCATGGCCGCCAACGAGTATTTTTACGGGGCTTGCAACTCCTTTATGCTTTACAACATGCTCACCCACGGCGCGGCCAAACTTGTGGAAAAGTTCGGCACGGATGAGCAAAAGCAGATCTACCTTAAAAATATGCTGTCAGGAAAATGGTCAGGTACAATGCTTTTGACCGAGCCCAATGCGGGCTCCGACCTGGCCGCCGTGGAGGCTACGGCCAAACCCAACGGAGACGGTACCTACTCTCTGTTCGGTAACAAAATTTTTATATCCGCCGGTGAGCACGACATGGTGGAAAACATCATCCATCCGGTTCTGGCCAGAATCGAAGGTGCACCCGAAGGCATCGCCGGTATTTCCCTGTTCCTGGCACCCAAATTCAGAGTAAACGCCGATGGCACTCCCGGTGAATTCAACGATGTGGTGTGTACGGGCATTGAGCATAAAATGGGTCTGCACGGCAATGCCACCTGTTCGTTGACCCTGGGCGGCAAATCCGGATGCATCGGCACCCTTTTGGGCCAGGAAAACAAAGGCGTGGCCGCCATGTTCGAGATGATGAATGAAGCCCGTCAGATGGTCGGGCTCCAGGGGTTTGCCAATGCGTCCGCTTCGTATACCTATTCCCTTAATTATGCCCGGGA contains:
- a CDS encoding acyl-CoA dehydrogenase: MAQLIADRRDVDFVLHEQLDVGKLSKDERFAEFKKKTVDLIVSEARNLAIKEILPLQTISDEGCTFNAGEVKVPEAFHSVYAAYNEGEWLGMTDDPEWGGQGMPHTVAMAANEYFYGACNSFMLYNMLTHGAAKLVEKFGTDEQKQIYLKNMLSGKWSGTMLLTEPNAGSDLAAVEATAKPNGDGTYSLFGNKIFISAGEHDMVENIIHPVLARIEGAPEGIAGISLFLAPKFRVNADGTPGEFNDVVCTGIEHKMGLHGNATCSLTLGGKSGCIGTLLGQENKGVAAMFEMMNEARQMVGLQGFANASASYTYSLNYARDRIQSRELKAPAGSKPVSIIHHPDVKRQLITMKAYVEGLRSLNYFCAMCHDMVAVSTDADEKAHYEYLLEVLTPIIKGYGTDKSFEVCNQGIQIYGGYGFIEEFPVAQLLRDSRIFMLYEGTNGIQSIDLLGRKLSMKKGAAFNALLEEIKKTFALAKEAEGLEDLTARLEGFFNTYTEVAAELQAKSRSDEFLTAYAFSYPFMEVTGDLAMAWMLLWRAATATANKGKKKKDNMFYDGQIKTARFFINQALSTTAGKLDALKVFDNAVVEMDDAAFGSK